From the genome of Triticum aestivum cultivar Chinese Spring chromosome 3B, IWGSC CS RefSeq v2.1, whole genome shotgun sequence, one region includes:
- the LOC123069442 gene encoding receptor-like protein kinase HSL1 translates to MAAFLPLLLLAVAANAALLVSPSLGLNQDGLYLLDAKRALTASALADWNPRDATPCGWTGVSCVDGAVTEVSLPNANLNGSFPAALCRLPRLQSLNLRENYIGPDIAAKAIAGCKALVRLDLYMNTLVGPLPDALADLPELVYLSLEANNFSGPIPESFGTFKKLQSLSLVNNLLGGKVPVFLGRVATLRELNMSYNTFAPGPVPAELGDLTALRVLWLAGCNLVGSIPASLGRLANLTDLDLSLNALTGPIPPELAGLTSAVQIELYNNSLSGPIPKGFGKLAELRSIDISMNRLGGAIPHDLFEAPKLESLHLYLNSLTGPVPESAAKASSLVELRLFSNRLNGTLPADLGKNTPLVCLDLSDNSISGEIPRGICDRGELEELLMLNNVLTGHIPEGLGRCHRLRRVRLSKNWLDGNVPGAVWGLPHMALLELNDNQLAGEISPVIAGAANLSKLVISNNRLTGSIPSEIGSVAKLYELSADGNMLSGPLPSSLGSLAELGRLVLHNNSLSGQLLRGIRSWKQLSELNLADNGFTGAIPPELGDLPVLNYLDLSGNRLTGQVPAQLENLKLNQFNVSNNQLSGQLPPQYATEAYRSSFLGNPGLCGDIAGLCSASQGSSGNHSAIIWMMRSIFIFAAVVLVAGVAWFYWRYRSFNKAKLRAERSKWTLTSFHKVSFSEHDILDCLDEDNVIGSGASGKVYKAVLGNGEVVAVKKLWGGALKKDVENAGEGSAADNSFEAEVRTLGKIRHKNIVKLLCCCTHNDSKMLVYEYMPNGSLGDVLHSRKAGLLDWPTRYKIALDAAEGLSYLHQDCVPVIVHRDVKSNNILLDAEFSACVADFGVAKVVEMAGRAPKSMSVIAGSCGYIAPEYAYTLRVNEKSDIYSFGVVLLELVTGKPPVDPEFGEKDLVKWVCSTIDQKGVEHVLDSRLDMAFKEEISRVLNIGLICASSLPINRPAMRRVVKMLQEVRADARPRLDKDGKLLPYYYDDTSDQGSSV, encoded by the exons ATGGCCGCCTTCCTCCCCCTCCTGCTGCTCGCCGTCGCGGCCAATGCCGCCTTGCTGGTGTCCCCGTCGCTCGGGCTCAACCAGGACGGCCTCTACCTGCTCGACGCCAAGCGCGCGCTTACCGCCTCCGCGCTCGCGGACTGGAACCCCCGCGACGCCACGCCCTGCGGCTGGACGGGCGTCTCCTGCGTCGACGGCGCCGTCACGGAGGTCTCGCTCCCCAACGCCAACCTCAACGGCTCCTTCCCCGCCGCGCTctgccgcctcccgcgcctccagtCCCTCAACCTCAGGGAGAACTACATCGGCCCCGACATCGCCGCCAAGGCCATCGCCGGGTGCAAGGCGCTGGTGCGCCTCGACCTGTATATGAACACGCTCGTCGGGCCGCTCCCCGACGCACTGGCCGACCTCCCGGAGCTCGTCTACCTCAGCCTCGAGGCCAACAACTTCTCCGGGCCCATCCCGGAGTCCTTCGGCACCTTCAAGAAGCTCCAGTCGCTCTCGCTCGTCAACAACCTGCTCGGCGGCAAGGTGCCGGTGTTCCTCGGCCGCGTCGCCACGCTCCGGGAGCTCAACATGTCGTACAACACGTTCGCTCCGGGCCCAGTGCCCGCCGAGCTCGGCGACCTGACCGCGCTGCGCGTGCTCTGGCTCGCCGGCTGCAACCTCGTCGGCTCCATCCCGGCGTCTCTCGGCCGGCTCGCCAACCTCACCGACCTCGACCTGTCGCTGAACGCGCTCACCGGCCCGATACCACCGGAGCTTGCCGGTCTGACAAGCGCCGTTCAGATCGAGCTGTACAACAACTCGCTCTCCGGCCCAATCCCGAAGGGATTCGGCAAGCTCGCGGAGCTCAGGAGCATAGACATCTCCATGAACCGCCTCGGCGGCGCTATCCCGCATGACCTGTTCGAGGCGCCAAAGCTGGAGAGCCTGCACCTGTACCTGAACTCGCTCACGGGGCCCGTGCCGGAGTCCGCGGCGAAGGCGTCCTCGCTCGTTGAGCTGCGCCTGTTCTCGAACCGGCTGAACGGCACGCTGCCGGCAGATCTCGGTAAGAACACGCCGCTGGTGTGCCTGGACTTGTCCGATAActccatctccggcgagatcccaAGGGGCATATGCGACCGCGGCGAGCTGGAGGAGCTGTTGATGCTCAATAATGTGCTCACCGGTCACATCCCCGAGGGGCTTGGGCGGTGCCATAGGCTGCGACGGGTGAGGCTATCCAAGAATTGGCTCGACGGCAACGTGCCCGGCGCGGTCTGGGGCCTGCCGCACATGGCGCTTCTCGagctcaacgacaaccagctcgcCGGGGAGATCTCCCCGGTCATCGCCGGCGCGGCCAACCTGTCCAAGCTGGTTATCTCCAACAACCGGCTAACCGGGAGCATCCCCTCGGAAATTGGATCCGTCGCCAAGCTGTACGAGCTATCGGCAGACGGCAACATGCTCTCTGGGCCTCTTCCCTCCTCTCTTGGCAGCCTGGCAGAGCTCGGCCGGCTCGTGCTCCACAACAACTCGCTATCTGGTCAGTTGCTCCGGGGAATCCGTTCTTGGAAGCAGCTTAGCGAGCTCAACCTCGCCGACAATGGCTTCACCGGAGCCATACCACCGGAGCTGGGTGACTTGCCGGTGCTCAACTACCTTGACCTTTCCGGCAACCGCCTCACCGGCCAAGTACCAGCTCAACTGGAGAACCTGAAGCTGAACCAGTTCAACGTGTCCAACAACCAGCTCAGTGGCCAGCTTCCACCCCAGTATGCAACGGAAGCATACCGCAGCAGCTTCTTGGGCAACCCGGGGCTGTGCGGAGACATTGCCGGTTTGTGCTCTGCCTCGCAAGGAAGTTCAGGGAACCACTCTGCCATTATCTGGATGATGCGGTCCATATTCATATTCGCGGCTGTCGTCTTGGTTGCCGGCGTGGCATGGTTCTACTGGAGGTACCGGAGCTTCAACAAAGCGAAGCTGAGAGCCGAGCGCTCGAAATGGACACTGACATCCTTCCACAAGGTTTCATTCAGCGAGCATGACATCCTGGACTGCCTTGATGAGGACAATGTCATCGGTAGCGGTGCATCCGGGAAGGTTTACAAGGCGGTGCTCGGCAACGGCGAGGTGGTCGCCGTCAAGAAGCTGTGGGGCGGCGCGTTGAAGAAAGACGTCGAGAACGCCGGCGAGGGATCGGCGGCAGACAACAGCTTCGAGGCCGAGGTGAGGACGCTTGGCAAGATTCGGCACAAGAACATCGTCAAGCTCCTGTGCTGCTGCACGCACAATGACTCCAAGATGCTGGTGTACGAGTACATGCCCAACGGCAGCCTCGGGGACGTGCTGCATAGCAGGAAGGCCGGTCTGCTGGATTGGCCGACGCGGTACAAGATTGCACTGGACGCAGCCGAGGGGCTGTCCTACCTGCACCAGGACTGCGTCCCGGTGATCGTCCACAGGGATGTCAAGTCCAACAACATCCTCTTGGATGCAGAGTTCAGCGCTTGCGTCGCGGATTTCGGTGTGGCCAAGGTGGTGGAGATGGCTGGCCGGGCGCCCAAGTCCATGTCCGTGATCGCTGGCTCCTGCGGTTATATTGCTCCTG AGTACGCGTACACGCTCCGTGTCAACGAGAAGAGCGACATATACAGCTTCGGCGTGGTGCTCCTGGAGCTCGTGACCGGGAAGCCGCCGGTCGACCCGGAGTTCGGCGAGAAGGACTTGGTGAAGTGGGTGTGCAGCACCATTGATCAGAAAGGAGTAGAGCACGTCCTGGACAGCAGGCTCGACATGGCCTTCAAGGAGGAGATCAGCAGGGTCCTGAACATCGGCCTCATCTGCGCGAGCTCGCTGCCGATCAACCGCCCGGCGATGCGGAGGGTGGTGAAGATGCTGCAGGAGGTGCGCGCCGACGCGAGGCCGAGGCTGGACAAGGACGGCAAGCTGTTGCCCTACTACTACGACGACACCTCCGATCAGGGGAGCAGTGTGTAG